The Priestia koreensis genomic interval CAGGTGCATTTCTTCTGGGCCCTGCAGTAGCAGGCGTTCTTATTATGAAGGTTGGAACAGATTTGTGCATCATTATTAATGCCATCAGTTTTTTAGTTTGTGCTTTCTTTATCTATCTTCTTCCTAATGTGGATGAGAGCAGTCAGGAGGCTCGTGATCGGATTACTTGGAAGATGCTGATGAGTGATTGGAGAATCGTTCGAGATTTTTCCAAAAAAGCAAAAGCATTTATATCAATTTACATACTGTTTCAAACGGCCATGCTAATTGGTTTTGCATTAGATTCTCAAGAAGTAACGTTTATCAAACAGCACCTCCAATTATCCGATGGAGATTATGGCCTTATTACAAGTCTAACGGGTGCAGGTACTCTGCTAGGAGGATTTATAGCAATACTCGCTGCTAGAAAGATATCGTTACGATTTTACTTGGGCGTAGGGATGCTATTTACATCCGTAGGCTATGCTGCTTTCTATGCTTCATCAACATTTTTAATTGCTACACTATCTTTTATGTTTCTCGGCTTTTTTATGTCATTTGCCAACTCAGGATACGCAACGTTCTTTCAAAATAATGTGCCCGTCGAAATTATGGGACGGTTTGGGAGCGTAGCCGACATGCTACAGGCTGTTATTCAAATTGGATTTACGCTTCTTCTGGGTGCTCTCATAGAGGGTATCTCGCTACAGATGGTTTGTTTTCTTTTTGCAGGAGTAGGCGTAATCGTTTCGACTATACTAATCGTTTCAATTTTTATGCCAGCAAAATCTGTTTATTTTCGAGAGACAGTAAACATTAGCAACAGCTAAATGAAGAAAAGAAAAACTATTACCTCTAGCTTTACGTGGCAATTTTATGAACTCTTATAAAAAGGACGGTTGAGGGAGTATTACTTCTTCCTTTTTATGGTGTCGTTCATTATGATAGAGTAATCAGTCATCTATTAGTTAATACGTAGATAAAGTTAAACGTGAAAGAGGGAAAATAGATGTTTAAACAGCAAGACCAAGTAACTAATGATTTATTCATAGAGGCTGTTACTCGTAACTTGGCCGTTATTCGCTTTAGTTTGGAACGAACCGTTTTATTTGTAAATGATTTGTTTGCTGCAACAATGGGATATCAACCTGAGGAAATGTTAGGAATGCACCATCGGCAATTTTGCTTTCCTGCGTTTGCAAATAGTCGTGAATATGAAGCTTTCTGGGGACGATTACTTTCAGGAAAAAGCTTTCAAGATAAAATTGAGCGAAAAGATGCGAACGGTAATCGAATTTGGCTAGAGGCTACTTATATGCCGATTTTTGATGAGAGTGGACGCAGGGTGATTAGTATCGCAAAAATCGCAACGAATATTACGTCCCGTCAAAATATGATTAACATAGTGACGTCGGACTTGCAGGACATGGCGGAAGAGCTTAGCGAGCGGGCGTCAAGCGGAATTGAGCATGGAACAGCCGTCATGGAATTAATTAACCAAGTGACCTCTGTATCAGATGGTAACTCCGATATTTTACTAG includes:
- a CDS encoding methyl-accepting chemotaxis protein; amino-acid sequence: MFKQQDQVTNDLFIEAVTRNLAVIRFSLERTVLFVNDLFAATMGYQPEEMLGMHHRQFCFPAFANSREYEAFWGRLLSGKSFQDKIERKDANGNRIWLEATYMPIFDESGRRVISIAKIATNITSRQNMINIVTSDLQDMAEELSERASSGIEHGTAVMELINQVTSVSDGNSDILLGLQKQASEVHSIVKTIREIAMQTNLLAINASIEAARVGEHGRGFEVVAKEVRKLSISVEKSIGEIRDNVEKMTAEVDKITSGTERVQHDIKTSQQRIKTTVEEFKELSSASKKLEEHAQRFKTMI
- a CDS encoding MFS transporter, with the protein product MKVWRNPLLLLSGIGVSYLGNWIYLIALNLSILKLTGSAAAVAGLYVIRPIAILITNTWSGSVIDRINKRRLMVFIDVVRGVLVAVIPFISSLWVIYVLLLLINMAGAFFGPSASVYITKLVPPENRKRFNSIMSMTSSGAFLLGPAVAGVLIMKVGTDLCIIINAISFLVCAFFIYLLPNVDESSQEARDRITWKMLMSDWRIVRDFSKKAKAFISIYILFQTAMLIGFALDSQEVTFIKQHLQLSDGDYGLITSLTGAGTLLGGFIAILAARKISLRFYLGVGMLFTSVGYAAFYASSTFLIATLSFMFLGFFMSFANSGYATFFQNNVPVEIMGRFGSVADMLQAVIQIGFTLLLGALIEGISLQMVCFLFAGVGVIVSTILIVSIFMPAKSVYFRETVNISNS